In Triticum urartu cultivar G1812 chromosome 6, Tu2.1, whole genome shotgun sequence, the following proteins share a genomic window:
- the LOC125514399 gene encoding uncharacterized protein LOC125514399 isoform X2 → MESCGAWVVRPIWMILHQFWFPTMATGASRPLRSALLLLQFRCAAIAKGRLLLSILPIWSIGGEPGCARRRWRPASVPRNPTRSSVEAMTSPPRNINSRQAIRLIRARQFTAVSNAILALIWGVKLFEQVTNQVFQASQRW, encoded by the exons ATGGAGTCTTGTGGGGCGTGGGTCGTTCGACCGATCTGGATGATTCTCCATCAGTTCTGGTTCCCCACCATGGCTACGGGCGCCTCTCGCCCTCTCCGTTctgcactcctcctcctccaattTAGGTGTGCGGCCATAGCTAAGGGCCGCCTCCTCCTATCCATCCTTCCAATCTGGAGCATAGGTGGAGAGCCTGGTTGTGCGCGGCGGAGATGGCGCCCCGCGTCGGTGCCCCGTAATCCTACACGGAGCTCTGTCGAGGCCATGACATCCCCACCCAG AAATATAAATAGCAGGCAAGCAATCAGGTTGATCAGAGCCAGACAGTTCACTGCAGTAAGCAATGCAAT ATTAGCGCTGATTTGGGGAGTAAAGCTCTTCGAGCAAGTGACAAATCAAGTCTTTCAAGCTTCTCAAAGATGGTGA
- the LOC125514399 gene encoding uncharacterized protein LOC125514399 isoform X1 — translation MESCGAWVVRPIWMILHQFWFPTMATGASRPLRSALLLLQFRCAAIAKGRLLLSILPIWSIGGEPGCARRRWRPASVPRNPTRSSVEAMTSPPRNINSRQAIRLIRARQFTAVSNAISWQIVIASNDSLISDVALNSDALQNGPIHHR, via the exons ATGGAGTCTTGTGGGGCGTGGGTCGTTCGACCGATCTGGATGATTCTCCATCAGTTCTGGTTCCCCACCATGGCTACGGGCGCCTCTCGCCCTCTCCGTTctgcactcctcctcctccaattTAGGTGTGCGGCCATAGCTAAGGGCCGCCTCCTCCTATCCATCCTTCCAATCTGGAGCATAGGTGGAGAGCCTGGTTGTGCGCGGCGGAGATGGCGCCCCGCGTCGGTGCCCCGTAATCCTACACGGAGCTCTGTCGAGGCCATGACATCCCCACCCAG AAATATAAATAGCAGGCAAGCAATCAGGTTGATCAGAGCCAGACAGTTCACTGCAGTAAGCAATGCAAT ATCGTGGCAGATTGTTATCGCTAGCAATGACTCACTGATCTCTGATGTGGCTCTCAATAGTGATGCATTACAAAATGGACCGATCCATCATCGTTAA